A window of Rhododendron vialii isolate Sample 1 chromosome 11a, ASM3025357v1 contains these coding sequences:
- the LOC131308406 gene encoding L-type lectin-domain containing receptor kinase IX.1-like — translation MHCSKTLLYFLSIIWFLIPETKALNFNLTNIGPENQNVDITVFLAAYISYQGLQVTSDVKNSQQSAGKATYIHPLHLWDNSTGNLTDFYTHFVFVVDSDGQTDFADGITFFLAPNGSNSWGGEAIGLPVDGGNLTSPFVAVEFDTFQNSGVDPVDINPVTHVGIDVNSIISNVTAIWYCNVTNGTENEAWIRYDSSSFNLSVVFTSSTNTTRVQDTINLIIDLRDYLPEWVTFGFSAATGKHFEKNTVKSWEFSSSLGIDETNKNVTDPVKPGSNKISLGAVVGLVVGSGVLVGGFVLVGFGLWKRSRAKEEDEFEVEMSMENEFESGAGPKKFSYGQLSQATNNFEEKQKLGEGGFGGVYRGFLGELNSYIAVKKISKGSKQGIKEYATEVKIISRLRHKNLVQLIGWCHEKKELLLVYEFMENGSLDFHLFEGKSLLTWATRYKIAQGLASALLYLHEEWEQCVVHRDVKSGNVMLDSNFNAKLGDFGLARFVDHEKEPQTTTLAGTRGYLAPECVVTGKANKESDVYSFGVVALEIACGRKPIVTKVPECQMVMVEWVWDLYGMGRLLEAVDPKLGPDFGEREMERLMIVGLWCAHPDHNFRPKIRQAIHVLNFEAPPPILPQKQPTLSFFPPPLNTTTTSSDTSKNQYSCNAYNTDSSKFTSSSTAPSPSMSLLHTM, via the coding sequence ATGCACTGTTCCAAAACTCTGCTATATTTTCTCTCCATAATCTGGTTTCTAATTCCCGAAACAAAAGCACTAAACTTCAACCTGACCAACATAGGCCCTGAAAATCAAAACGTCGACATAACAGTATTCTTAGCTGCCTACATATCATACCAAGGCCTCCAAGTCACGTCCGATGTCAAAAATTCGCAGCAATCAGCTGGTAAAGCCACTTACATCCACCCCCTTCACCTTTGGGATAATTCCACTGGAAATCTAACAGATTTCTATACCCATTTCGTTTTTGTCGTTGACTCGGACGGGCAAACTGATTTCGCCGATGGAATTACCTTCTTTCTTGCACCAAATGGGTCGAATTCCTGGGGTGGTGAAGCAATAGGCCTACCAGTTGATGGAGGAAACCTTACTAGCCCTTTCGTTGCAGTGGAGTTTGATACGTTTCAGAATTCTGGTGTGGACCCAGTCGATATCAATCCTGTTACTCATGTAGGTATCGATGTCAATTCTATTATATCAAATGTTACTGCTATTTGGTACTGTAATGTAACTAATGGGACTGAGAATGAGGCTTGGATAAGGTATGATTCAAGTTCATTCAATTTAAGCGTAGTTTTTACTAGTTCTACAAATACTACCAGAGTGCAAGATaccattaatttaattattgaTCTGAGGGATTACTTACCTGAATGGGTGACATTTGGGTTCTCAGCTGCCACAGGAAAACATTTTGAGAAAAACACTGTAAAATCATGGGAATTCAGTTCAAGTTTGGGAATTGATGAGACCAATAAAAATGTCACAGATCCAGTCAAACCGGGTTCGAATAAAATCTCCCTTGGAGCTGTGGTGGGATTGGTTGTCGGCTCGGGTGTTttggttggtgggtttgttttggttggatttggctTGTGGAAGAGAAGTAGAGCAAAAGAAGAGGATGAGTTCGAAGTTGAGATGTCCATGGAAAACGAATTCGAGTCCGGTGCTGGGCCGAAAAAATTTTCCTACGGTCAATTATCTCAAGCGACAAATAACTTTGAGGAGAAACAGAAGCTTGGAGAGGGAGGGTTCGGCGGAGTTTATAGAGGTTTCTTAGGGGAATTGAATTCTTATATTGCTGTCAAGAAGATATCGAAGGGGTCGAAACAAGGGATAAAGGAGTACGCAACAGAAGTGAAGATCATTAGCCGGTTGAGGCACAAGAATTTGGTGCAACTCATCGGTTGGTGCCACGAAAAGAAAGAACTACTCCTTGTTTACGAGTTCATGGAAAATGGCAGCTTAGATTTCCATCTCTTCGAAGGGAAAAGCTTGTTGACTTGGGCAACAAGGTATAAAATCGCTCAAGGTTTGGCCTCTGCATTGCTCTATCTACACGAAGAATGGGAGCAATGTGTAGTGCATAGGGACGTAAAATCAGGCAATGTAATGTTGGACTCCAATTTCAATGCCAAGTTGGGAGATTTCGGTTTAGCTAGATTTGTCGATCATGAGAAAGAGCCTCAAACAACTACTTTGGCGGGGACCAGGGGGTATTTGGCACCGGAATGTGTGGTAACAGGTAAAGCTAATAAAGAATCAGATGTCTACAGCTTTGGAGTCGTGGCATTGGAGATAGCTTGCGGGAGAAAACCCATTGTTACGAAGGTGCCAGAATGTCAAATGGTAATGGTGGAATGGGTTTGGGACCTCTATGGAATGGGAAGGTTGCTTGAAGCAGTAGACCCCAAACTTGGACCGGATTTTGGTGAGCGAGAAATGGAACGATTGATGATTGTTGGTCTTTGGTGTGCTCATCCGGATCACAATTTTCGGCCTAAAATTAGACAGGCGATTCATGTGCTTAATTTTGAAGCTCCTCCGCCCATCCTCCCGCAAAAACAGCCCACGCTATCGTTTTTTCCTCCGCCATTGAACACTACCACCACCAGTTCGGACACCAGCAAAAACCAATATTCTTGCAATGCTTACAACACAGATTCTTCCAAGTTCACCTCATCTTCTACTGCTCCATCTCCATCAATGTCACTTTTACATACAATGTAA